The genomic stretch CAATCACACTTGTGCTTCATTGAAGAAATtacataaaagcttttttttaaaatgaaaaatagaggagactgtgatttctttttcccattccCCATACCTAACCTtctcttactgtaaaaatatttagcCTTTttgtctgtgcagctgtgtaacacacacacacatagaaaTGCACTGGGACACAAGAGAAATTAACTGGAGAACAAGAAGTTATTTGAAACAATTACACTCTCTTTACGGGAATTGCCCTGCTGGGCAAGTGAAACCTCTGGTAATTGAGTGAATGCCTTTCCCTTGTTACTCTACATCTACATCCATCTCTACCCTTGGCAGTCCCTTGCACAGGAGAACCAGCTGTAGCCTTTTTGAGTTTTATTCAAATTCCCTTTCTGTCATTCCCGCAAATTTTTTCACCTCTTTAGAACCCTGCACCAacataaaataagtaaatgaataaataggTATACTAATTCAAAAAGGAAGGTAAGAAAGGCTATGTTCAAATTTTCACCCTTTGTTCTGGAAATGCAGGGAGTCATACCCACCTACAGAAGGTTTTGCATAGCTGGTTTAATCATTCAGCACAGGCTGACTCCTCTGTCAAGCAGGAATataaaggaatattttcattcttgaCTCATCACTTGAGGAGAATACTGCCGTTCTACAGTGACCATCTTTTTACTATATGAAAGGAAGAATTACTGAAACTGTAAcagattgttttgttgttgttttttttaattctcattacCTGGTCAGCCTCCCCATTGGATTCAAATATTGTTTCACTGGATGATATAATTGAATTGTCTGGTGATTCGCCAGAACCCAACAACCTCGACAACAACCCCAACGTGCTGTCATCTGCACGtactgaaactgaaatggaTGGACTGCTTAGAACAGAAGTGGTAGAGATTAAAGACAAAGAGGTTCATAAGAAGGgtgagaagaggagaaaaaagaaaggcaaaaaaaatcaacagaagtATAAAGCTCatcagaaggaagagaagccCGATGGAATGAAGgatgaagaaagaaggagatTGTTTGAAGAGGAAGAGCTGCAACttgaaaaagaagtaataaagAAGAGGCAAGGAGCAAGAACAAGAGAGAGAGATGCAGAGGAACAGTATGAAAGTGATGAAGATGATGGAACTTTCCCCATTCCTGTTCCTCCGATAGAAGCTCCTCCTTTGCCAGCTGCGTGTTCCACCTCAGAATCCACAGTAAGCTGTATTAACGCCAAGCTTACACAAATACCGCCTATCTCAGATCCAGACCTAGCAAGTCTAGACCTTACAGGTAATTAGTGGGTGTAATTTACATTATTTGTTCTCTTAAATTAATATTACCTATATATTACCTAATATTCAAGTCAGCAGTAGCATTAATACACTGTAATTTCCTGTCATATAAATGTATTAATTACTTTACAGCTGGGATTCTTAACGCCATAAATTATAACTGCTAAGATATGCTAATTTGCTTACACTAGAATTTAAACATTAATATGAATATAGATATCCACAAATATTTTACACAATAAAATAgtgttatatttttatatgtacaACACTACACAACTCAACACATACTGTACTTCATAACCCAAACTACGTTATTGAATTATTTCCTAGGAAACATTATTACCACCATCTCCAATGAAGCATTCAATGGGATACCTAATTTGGAATGGATTgatttaagtaaaaataatatttcctcTTCTGGCATTGGTCCACGTGCATTCAAGGTAAGAAAGCCCAACTTTTCTGTTATCTTATGGCTGAATAATACCTGAagtttttccagttttaattcTCTGGATCTAAAACTTATCTAAGTAATCACTGTATATTTACAATGCAGTTAAAACTTGGCTATTTCAAGGAATTTCTCTTGCAATCAGGAATAACTAGAGATTTTTAAATGACGTAAACCAAGCATTAAATGTTAAGCACTCATGAGAAGCACTACACATTACTGCACTGCTGCTTAGAAGTTTTCAAATGGTAACTGATCATAATGTATGTTTACCCATGTAATTTACACCTTCATGACCTGTATTCTCTTACTCATCCTTTTAATTGAGACCCTGAAAAAGCTGAAGCGTTTGTATTTGGATGGAAACATGCTGGTACATATTCCCTCTGAACTGCCATCAactttggaagaaataaaaataaatgacaaccAACTCCATGCCATTGATGAAGAGGCCTTGCAAGGTATCTAGGAAAATAATACCAATCACATGAAAAGATACATTTGGAAAGCAAACTGTTCAAACAAGCGCATCTGATTAGATATAATGAGAGTGCCATGTTTCCataaggcaaaaaataaaagcgaAAAGTTTTGCATGACTGAGTTTTGAAATATTGCATTTTCCCTTCTTAGGGAACCACCACTCAACAAAGTAACACTTCAGGCTTACGGTTACTAAGTAGAGGTTGATTTGGACTGTGCTGAAGACACCTTCACTACTGAACCGTAATCTGACCACTCTGTGTCTCATAACATAATCAGAGCAACTCACAACCATTTTTAGCAAAGCTAAATGTGGGCTGATCCATGCCATAACTTCAGCTGAACTTTCTGatccctttcctcttctgccAAAAGGGTCCCCATGGAAACTGGAATGGTTTGGTGACACAGCTCTCTGTGGAGCAATATAAATGCTGGagctgagaaaggaaatgtagGCCAACGGGCTACAAGagccttttagtttaaaatgatCAAAGcttctgttaaaacaaaaccaagcacaaTAGTAGGTTTCTTTGTGAATGAGGAACCTCATATGAAATAGTATTTCTTGTTAACGTACACCAATCAGTGCTTTCTTCTGTCGCCTGCATTTGGATGTCTGAGATCTACGTGGTCTGTTCCTTCAGGAAGAGGAACAGTATATAATCTGTGAAGAGCTCTCAACACTTGGTACAGCAAGTGGTTGAATGGCATCCAGTGGGGAGGGGAAGGTATGAGTAAGCAAGGGTGATGTACCCACTGTCACATAAGTGAGTGGGGACTGGGGATCATTGGGCAACTGACTGCACAGAGGTCAGCCCCAACACGGCATTGCAAGCGTCTGCTGATTGAGTAATGAGGCCTAAAGGGTAGAACTACCCACAGCTCTTGCAGCTGAAAAACCTCATTTTGCACTAAaccaattaaaaatacaattctATGCCAATGAGATAATGAATTTAAACCCATTCAGGAAGACATTATGATTTTTCATTACTGTGATCGTTGTGATGTCTAAGATGGGTaaattttaaacttaaaattAACTAGATTGAGATGGCAGTCACTAACAGAAATTCAAACCTTTTCTCCTCAGGTTTAAAGAACCTGGTCACCTTGGAATTGGAAGGAAATAAACTCAGTGAAGCAAACGTCAGTCCTTTGGCCTTCTACCCCTTGAAAAGCCTCTCTTATTTGCGACTGGGAAGAAATAAGTTTAGGATTATCCCTCAAGGCCTTCCCACCACACTTGAGgtaaagcaaaaaagaaaaaaaaaacagctttattttttcatccattttcaGTAACTGTTATTTCTTTCCCTACTTTACTATCATCAGACAAAGTTGGTCCAAACTGTGTGATTTTGTTTCGAGGTACACTAATTCTTATTCATAGAAACATATTTATTCACTGACTCTGTCCCAGTAGGATGTCTCAAGTCCGAATTTCTCTCGTATGCTCTCACAAAATACCATGGCTGTAAGAACATTAACATTTAAAACCATCAGTTCTGCCTCTTCATCCATGCAGCAGTCATAATCTAATAGAGatagttttaatgaaaaaacattATTCATGAGAGAGCAGCAAGAATAACGACCAAACTAGAAAAGCCTGTTTCAtagtgaaaaactgaagaaaccaAGGTTGTATAGactcagagagagagagaaaataaaaacattcttttgaTGCCTATGGCTAACTGTCCTCTTCTATTTTTTTGGCTGTTCTATGTCTCAATTTTCCAAACCTTTGCAGAATTCCTCCAGAACTGGAGGGGCTGAACAAGACTCCTGCCCTGAACAATTTCATCCTCCCttgatttttaatgaagaagttTCTTCTTCCAGGAGTCTCCTATCCCATTCCCCTGCCAGAGTTTgaacttcttttgtttgttcctgTTTATTCAGGTCCTATACATACTTCAGCTGTTGCTCACTTTTGGTTTGTGACATGTTTATCTTCCTTTACAAGGCATTGGGAAGTCAATCTATGGTTTTGTAAAACATACTTTTGATACATTGCAGACTCAAAGCACTAAGCTTTGTaaaacattaacattttaattttcctttaaatttaaaagtttCACAGCTCACTGGTACCCAGCAAGTATattaagaaagtaaaaatttgTGATGTTTTTCCCACTAACGgcttttcagaagaagaaatacacaTATTTACCTGCTTCCTATCAATCTCATCAATCCCTCATCACAAAGCATGCAACTTCTGGCAGGACAAATTAAAGCACTGCTATTCTGTTTCATCTTTCAAAGCAATTTGCGCTCTCACAAATGAGGAAAACcatctgctttgaaaatcaCTGTTTACCACAAGTTGTGTTACGTCTACAAACTCTGGTTcagattatttgctttttatccacaaattaaaatatttaccacGTAATACGAAGGACCTTTAACAACTACCTTTTTACTTTGCAATGGGAAATAAGAGCatattttgctttcacaaattttctttctaaatgcaCTTATAGGAGCTATACCTTGAAAACAATCAAATTGAAGAAGTGTCAGAAATTTGCTTTAAtcatacaagaaaaataaatgtcattgtGCTAAAGCACAACAAATTAGAAGAACACAGAATAGCACCTTTGGCTTGGATAAACCAAGAGTGAgtataaaacatttcaaatactttatttctttctgttatgaATGAGTCGGATAATGAAATTAATAGTTATATGTCATAACTTTTAACTTTAAATTATCTTTCAATTTGCTAattgtctatttttttcttaatttcctttcctgaaatTGTATAATCtaggaaatattttgtcaactttaaaacaaaaattacctTAACATCTCAAATCTGTGCTGTATTAACATGAAGagtaaacactttttttctgattattcaATCAAAAACGAATATTACCAATAATACTCTATACAATTATAATTTTGAATCAATAAATCATTATCTCAGAGgtaattcaaaataattaaatgtcgTTCTAGCCTAATTTCATGTTAGATTAAAAACTGCAAAAGTAAACAAAGAGAAGACTGTGCATTCCTATCATGCAAGAGCAGAATATGAGCAGAGCATGTCATCAACCATCTGAACATTCAGTAATTAAGTAGGCCTCATTACAGAAACAGTGGGATGATTCTGAAGTTCAGAAGAATGATTCTCACTAAAGTAAGCCTGCAGTCCAAATCACTCTTCTGTCACATAGAAGTTAATGATACTTACAGTTTCACTACTCAAAGTTCAAGGAGCACACAAGCAGTTTCCAAGGAAAATTACTTGCAAAGTCACATAGCATGCCTTGCCATAGCCTGTAAGCCACAGTTCTTTTCTGGATTCACACACAGTTTCATCTGAAAAGAACCATGCCTTTACTAACTTTACTAGCTTCTGGAATGATGCTGAAGCAGCCACTCACACAGTGCTACAGTTTCAGATGGGATCTAgaataaaacttaaaaatcCAGGCCAATGAGATGAACAGTAAATGTCCAAGCTTATTATGAATATCCTGacataatttttaattgcaattctCAGTGCTTTTAAATCACAAACTACTTCCCCAGTTTCCTCTGTTCAAGCAATCTCTACTCATTCCTGTCAGTCATTTTGTACAGAATGTAGCATTAATAATGCAGCACGCTATGATGTTTCTgtcccattttctttctcctttcatgCAGAAACCTGGAATCAATTGATCTCTCATACAATAAGCTGTATCACGTTCCCTCCTACCTGCCAAAATCTTTACTCCACCTGATACTGATAGGAAATCAGATTGAAAGGATTCCAGGATATGTCTTTGGTCATATGAAGCCAGGTTTGGAGTATCTCTACCTGTCCTTCAACAAGCTTACTGATGATGGAATAGATCCAGTGTCATTTTTTGGAGCataccactctctgagagagTTGTTTTTGGATCACAATGATTTAAAGTCTGTACCATTTGGAATtggagaaatgagaaaattacGTTTTCTAAgactaaacaacaacaaaataaggTAAATGCAAGCTTAATGTCATGAAAGTTTTACAAGATGTGCTTTCTTTCCAGAGCTTTTCGCATTTAGTAAATAATCATCTCGTAAATTTTGAAGGAGGAGCTAAATCCTGAGTCTTccactgcagtatttcttctgcaCATAAAGGGAGAAAACTATAGTTTCACCCTTTATCCTATTTgtgaaaatgctgcagagatgctgagcaGCATTTCTCTCTAGAAAAGCAATCCCTAATGTTGCTTGGGCCACATTCCCACCAAGGCAGCCACAACTGGATGCACACAGCAAAGTACATCTCCTTCTTGCTGCTCTTGAACGGCAGACCAACCAGTTCACCAAAAAAGCCCAGAagcaacaaaaactgaaaagaacctTCAGCTGAAAGCCTTTTGAGCATTTTTCAGTCAGTTCCAGCTGTGAAGTCaggcattttctttaattcctttctactctcctttcaaaacaaagtaaaaggGGTTTATGTATGTCATGCAGAAAGTTTACGCTTTCATGCAAGCTGGCAATACTTTTCTCAAAAAAAGTATATgatataaatgagaaaatgcaaGGGGAAAATCTAAGGGAGAATGACTTCAAAAGTCTTCAATGATTACTTAAAAAAACATATTGATAAACAtattgaaatattaataaattgcatttctaaattaaatgaaGAAGTTACGAGTTGTTTTAATCAATCTAATTCCTCCCACACTGTCACAGGACGGTCCCTCCAGAACGCATCTGCAGGACCCCCCTCCACGATGATGATGTTCACTACAACAGTGAAGAGGACGAGGGTGAAGATTCACGTTTGGAACACGTTCATCTTGAGCACAATTACATCAACACAAGACAGCTATCACCACATTCGTTCTCATGCATAAGATCCTACTGCAGCGTTGTTCTTAAACCACAGAAGACCAAATAAATACCCAACTTTGGCACTGCAGAACGCCTTTCTAGAAAAACAGGTTTATTTATTCTCTGCCACTAACATGCCTGCTTATTTCTCTCTAACCCCCCTTACTACTACAAATAAGATAGAAGACATTATTTACCAAAGGTAGAATTGTATTTCTTAATATTGTTCCACTATGCAAATATtaaatgtaaaaacagaagCTCAAACCCGTCAAATCTTTATTTCTACCAACAAAACTTCTACTTAAATACAGTAGACAAAACTGTGACCTCAGACACAGCCCCACAACACcaaatttcagaagagaatAGAGCTGAGCAGCCAGCTTGGTCCAATCTGATCCGATTAACTGAATTTAAACCATTTTAAATGGTATCATTAGTTTCAAAAATGATACCAATGAAAGACCTTGAACTACAAACATTCTGTAGTGCAAGAATCAAATTTCTTCATACGCACGCAGTAATAGAGAAAATCTACCCAATTTCCATCTGAAATTTCATTGGAAAAGCATTCAATTCTTTTCAAAACATGGGACAGTGAAAACTTCCAGTCTTCAAACACGGAATTTGACAAGTTAGAGCAATTAACTTCTGCctggattattatttttgtcttttcaaacaaagaaaaaaaagaaaaaagggcgGCTGGTCCGCTTCGCTTGGACAATCCTTACTTGGCTCAGATTTTTACACTGCCCAGACCATGTTGTCTATTTTGATGGCTGGACAGATATTCTTGAAACTTCCAAAAATCCAGTTTGTTGTTAACTGAAATCTTACTGATAGTCTTAAATCACCCCAGTAGAGATGATACTGATGAAGCCATTTCAATTTTATACTTGATATTAATGTCCACGTGGGTGTACAAGTACATTCTTACAGTTGGATGTTTCCCTAGAAGTTGGTTTATTCTctcaaagatttaaaaacaaacaaaattaatattctGCTCCAACTTTAGTATAACATTCTTTCTATAAAGTGGTCTAAATTTTTGATAGAAAAcagttaatatttttcttttaaagaatataTTCCATGAAAATTGAAAGTAATTTCAACAGCTTCCATATTCATTAAATTCGACAGTATTTTCTTGAAAGAGTGGGCTGCTGACAATAAAAGATCAGAGGTGACTGACAGGtcattatttttcatgcaattactttccattttttcttggGCTATTCTGCAAGAAATAACAacatttactctttttttccccagtactATAGGTTTTTGCTGCTTGATTATATCTTCTTCAGAATGGATGGGAACAAAGGATGAAATGGCTTGAAATGTTGACATTTTGAC from Lagopus muta isolate bLagMut1 chromosome 11, bLagMut1 primary, whole genome shotgun sequence encodes the following:
- the ECM2 gene encoding extracellular matrix protein 2, with amino-acid sequence MQASSFIYYFLLVSLCIDLSQNETSAALRRQRRRMRHRGLRKGSYAGRRLLRQPRMRPPAPAAPSIPLINIDDGVVGVFDSLIGLGGHESSYSVLPGKKGQCTANGMIMFDKAVWSPKPCITCLCSKGEVICDTTMCHPLKCPQTIIPAGECCPVCSDTASPLDSNIVSLDDIIELSGDSPEPNNLDNNPNVLSSARTETEMDGLLRTEVVEIKDKEVHKKGEKRRKKKGKKNQQKYKAHQKEEKPDGMKDEERRRLFEEEELQLEKEVIKKRQGARTRERDAEEQYESDEDDGTFPIPVPPIEAPPLPAACSTSESTVSCINAKLTQIPPISDPDLASLDLTGNIITTISNEAFNGIPNLEWIDLSKNNISSSGIGPRAFKTLKKLKRLYLDGNMLVHIPSELPSTLEEIKINDNQLHAIDEEALQGLKNLVTLELEGNKLSEANVSPLAFYPLKSLSYLRLGRNKFRIIPQGLPTTLEELYLENNQIEEVSEICFNHTRKINVIVLKHNKLEEHRIAPLAWINQENLESIDLSYNKLYHVPSYLPKSLLHLILIGNQIERIPGYVFGHMKPGLEYLYLSFNKLTDDGIDPVSFFGAYHSLRELFLDHNDLKSVPFGIGEMRKLRFLRLNNNKIRTVPPERICRTPLHDDDVHYNSEEDEGEDSRLEHVHLEHNYINTRQLSPHSFSCIRSYCSVVLKPQKTK